From Scleropages formosus chromosome 1, fSclFor1.1, whole genome shotgun sequence, a single genomic window includes:
- the LOC108930211 gene encoding zinc finger protein 883-like isoform X1 codes for MAEPDPEHPSLSLHRLPSESDCFGNTVTSYCDGSAVMDIYIKTEPVDEDISHPEYCTEKQGFSAEDMGSGLCLDTNKNNIKAELVNVKEKNVDLQLCSTTEMLCHPTEHPSTCLLSKEYMPETCDIKVEQHSQLQKPSFTGKEVNRAAHYGIKEEYAEFEVHDLSHISCSLYKLYKLGMGEVKVEQPSHFQEPSYIENEISQEVHYGIKEENTNLQVNRLSIFSCTSSKKSESEEGELNVKLHSQIEGSCNTETIGISLPSNLKQQLHLNSLKQYNCSDCGSIFSCFDELKQHQLVHSGEKPHKCTDCGKAFSHPSRLKIHNLVHSGEKPHKCEKCGKSFSQASHLKDHQLIHSGEKPYKCIECGKMFSHGSTLKQHQFVHSEAKPFKCQCGKSFSRADYFKQHQHLHSGEKPFKCSQCEKSFSYRSTLKQHQLVHSGEKTYRCGQCGKTFPHRGALTQHQLVHSGEKPYYCNECGKTFSHPSDLKLHQRIHSGEKPYKCGQCGKSFSREGHLKKHQVVHSGEKPYKCSQCGKCFSRGDHLKQHQVVHSGDRPYVCSQCGKSFSQGSTLKEHQRVHSGEKPYICIQCGKSFSHRSTLKQHQVVHSGEKPHKCSQCGKSFALARYLKNHKRAH; via the coding sequence ATGGCAGAACCTGATCCTGAACACCCTTCACTGTCACTCCACAGACTCCCATCTGAATCAGATTGTTTTGGGAACACAGTGACCTCTTACTGTGATGGGTCAGCAGTCATGGACATATACATAAAAACTGAGCCTGTCGATGAGGACATTTCCCACCCTGAATATTGTACTGAGAAACAGGGCTTCAGTGCTGAAGACATGGGCTCAGGGCTATGTCTGGATACTAACAAGAATAATATAAAGGCTGAATTGGTCaatgtaaaagagaaaaatgtagaTCTGCAGCTCTGCAGTACAACTGAGATGCTCTGCCATCCAACAGAGCATCCATCTACTTGTCTTTTATCCAAAGAATATATGCCAGAGACATGTGACATTAAAGTAGAGCAGCATTCTCAGTTACAGAAACCTTCTTTTACGGGGAAGGAAGTTAATAGAGCTGCTCATTATGGCATAAAGGAAGAATATGCAGAATTTGAAGTGCATGATTTAAGCCATATTTCTTGTTCTTTATACAAACTATATAAATTAGGGATGGGTGAAGTGAAGGTGGAGCAGCCTTCTCACTTCCAGGAACCTTCTTATATAGAGAATGAAATTAGTCAAGAGGTTCATTATGGTATAAAGGAGGAGAATACAAATTTACAGGTGAATAGATTAAGCATTTTTTCTTGTACTTCCTCCAAAAAATCGGAATCAGAGGAAGGTGAATTAAATGTGAAGCTGCATTCTCAGATAGAAGGCTCTTGCAATACAGAGACAATTGGTATTTCTCTTCCAAGTAACTTAAAACAACAATTGCATCTTAATTCTCTTAAACAATATAATTGTAGTGACTGTGGAAgtattttttcctgctttgatgagttaaaacagcaccagcttgttcattctggtgagaaaccacaTAAATGTACTGATTGTGGAAAAGCTTTTTCCCATCCAAGTCGCTTAAAAATCCATAAtcttgttcattctggtgagaaaccacataaatgtgaaaaatgtggaaagagtttttctcaGGCAAGTCACCTTAAGGATCACCAACTtattcattctggtgaaaaaccatataaatgtatcGAATGTGGAAAGATGTTTTCCCATGGAAGTaccttaaaacagcaccagtttGTTCATTCTGAGGCAAAGCCatttaaatgtcagtgtggTAAGAGCTTTTCCAGAGCAGATTACTTTAAACAGCACCAGCATCTtcactctggtgagaaaccTTTCAAATGTAGCCAGtgtgaaaaaagtttttcctATAGAAGTaccttaaaacagcaccagcttgttcattctggtgagaaaacATATAGATGTGGTCAGTGTGGAAAAACCTTTCCTCATCGAGGTGCTTTAACACAAcaccagcttgttcattctggtgagaaaccatattaTTGTAATGAATGTGGGAAGACTTTTTCACATCCAAGTGACTTAAAACTTCACCAGCgtattcattctggtgagaaaccatataaatgtggTCAGTGTGGGAAAAGTTTTTCCAGAGAAGGTCActtaaaaaagcatcaggttgttcattctggagaaaaaccGTATAAATGTAGCCAATGTGGGAAATGTTTTTCCAGAGGAGATCATTTAAAACAGCATCAagttgttcattctggtgacaGACCATATGTATGTAGccaatgtggaaaaagtttttcccAAGGAAGCACCTTGAAAGAGCACcagcgtgttcattctggtgagaaaccatatataTGTATTCAATGTGGGAAAAGTTTTTCTCATCGAAGTACCTTGAAACAACATcaggttgttcattctggtgagaaaccacaTAAATGTAGTCAATGTGGGAAAAGTTTTGCTCTGGCAAGGTATTTGAAAAATCACAAGCGAGCACACTGA
- the LOC108930206 gene encoding NLR family CARD domain-containing protein 3-like isoform X2: MAVKRRRSSTSNRMDAITKHIPRKVKRVPRNKENVSPSHTKTCSKNHESPVQRKRPSDSVSPIPTKKHRENQGSPVFRKRSRDYVGPHHISKTPEQRSPLPLNVIAKSGAKALAPLFNSSTIRGSVNTIFNYSDSNNSGTGIQTGELGRQPPDSPAQHQNACKEEDTKLQEAQEKNKSNLKKKNESIFEGIARPGKSVLLKSVYTNLCFTEGDSGGVNDEHEVWQNKGTSRREVSQHMCVCIDDIFKPLPGQEKSIRTVLTKGIAGIGKTVSVQKFVLNWVEGKANQDVVFIFQFAFQELNAVCQNELSLKKLIYSFYPETKHLNVKAYKVLFIFDGLDEYRYPLKFLSKRCASITEIAPLDVLLSNLIEGNLFPSALLWITSRPAAACHIPPKFINQVTEIRGFNDPQKEEYFRKKFPDQHLASRIISHVQSSRSLHIMCHIPIFSWISAAVLGQMLTKDDQEIPSTLTQIYSQFLLIQINLMNNKHQSDTERNVTKLQRRDKEILMKLAEFAFKQLEKGSVMFHKEDLKACGSGNVAGSSVYSVLCTEVIEEEIALIQERFGCFVHLSIQEFLAALYTLHLFTSIKMNLLKEFFKKNPRTLHGLQKAAINKALEHKNGQFDLFLRFLLGMSLDINQSLLKDLLPWTGRTSESIKKTKLHINNLLKKKGLSPDRGINLIHCLVELNDCSLLAEIQKGESTGPKKQIRIALCSALAYMLMSDTVLDEFDPKKYKTSQEGFRRLIPVIKHSRRARLDHCGLSADCCETVSFALQSANSHLTELNLSHNDLGDLGLEKLCVGLKSPNCKLESLDLSFNKLNASGMKLLSDVLIGPHCKLQSLDLSNNDLEDSGVNVLCQALSNHQCKLKTLRLSKCRVTEGGCTSLASALQLNPLYLNELDICNNHPGDSGVRTFIDVLRNSDLEYLKIGCVGDHKIELNKYTRELTVDLDRANKNLYINKKHRRLSKRNEEYKNIMNQRKRKTDSSPEHKESFHHRNKVLCKEGVN; the protein is encoded by the exons TTTCCCCAAGTCACACTAAAACATGTAGCAAAAATCATGAATCTCCTGTACAGAGGAAGAGACCCAGTGATTCCG TCtccccaatccccactaaaaaACATAGAGAAAACCAAGGATCTCCTGTGTTCAGGAAGAGATCCAGGGACTATG TTGGACCCCATCATATCAGTAAGACACCTGAACAAAGGTCACCCCTACCTCTCAATGTCATTGCTAAGTCTGGGGCTAAGGCACTTGCACCCCTCTTCAACAGTTCTACAATCAGAGGTTCTGTGAACACAATCTTCAATTATTCTG ACAGTAACAACAGCGGAACAGGAATTCAGACAGGGGAGCTTGGGAGACAG CCTCCAGATTCCCCAGCACAACACCAGAATGCTTGCAAAGAAGAAG ACACAAAGCTTCAAGAAGCCCAAGAGAAGAATAAAtctaatctgaaaaaaaaaaatgaaagcatatTTGAGGGAATTGCAAGGCCAGGGAAATCAGTGTTACTCAAAAGTGTTTACACAAACCTCTGCTTCACAGAGGGTGACAGTGGAGGTGTCAATGATGAACATGAGGTGTGGCAGAACAAGGGAACATCCAGAAGAGAGGTGTCACaacatatgtgtgtttgtatcgaTGATATATTCAAACCACTACCAGGTCAAGAAAAATCCATTAGGACTGTACTAACAAAGGGTATTGCAGGAATTGGAAAAACGGTCTCTGTGCAGAAGTTTGTCCTTAACTGGGTAGAAGGCAAAGCAAATCAAGATGtagtttttatatttcagtttgcTTTTCAAGAGCTTAATGCAGTGTGCCAGAATGAACTAAGTCTAAAgaaacttatttattcattctacCCAGAAACTAAGCACTTAAATGTTAAGGCTTACAAAGTTCTGTTTATCTTCGATGGCCTAGATGAGTATCGGTATCCTTTGAAATTCTTGAGCAAGAGGTGTGCTTCCATCACTGAAATAGCACCTTTGGATGTGTTGCTGTCAAATCTTATAGAGGGAAatctgtttccttctgctctcctTTGGATAACCTCTCGACCAGCAGCAGCCTGTCACATTCCTCCAAAATTTATTAACCAGGTGACAGAGATACGGGGGTTTAATGACCCTCAGAAAGAGGAGTACTTCAGGAAGAAATTTCCAGATCAGCACCTGGCGAGCAGAATTATCTCTCATGTTCAGTCATCAAGAAGCCTCCACATCATGTGTCACATCCCAATCTTCTCTTGGATTTCAGCTGCTGTTCTTGGGCAAATGTTGACTAAAGATGACCAAGAGATTCCCAGCACTCTAACACAAATATACTCTCAATTCCTGCTCATTCAGATCAACCTTATGAATAACAAGCATCAGAGTGACACCGAGAGGAACGTAACAAAGCTGCAAAGACGAGACAAAGAAATCCTTATGAAACTAGCTGAATTTGCTTTTAAGCAGCTGGAGAAGGGCAGTGTCATGTTTCATAAGGAGGACTTAAAGGCCTGTGGCTCTGGTAATGTTGCAGGCAGTTCAGTGTACTCTGTTTTGTGCACAGAAGTCATTGAAGAAGAAATTGCACTGATTCAGGAAAGGTTCGGCTGCtttgtccatctgtccattcaAGAATTTCTTGCTGCTCTTTATACACTTCATTTATTCACATCTATAAAGATGAATTTGTTGAAAGAATTTTTCAAGAAGAACCCCAGAACTTTACATGGACTGCAGAAAGCTGCCATTAACAAAGCCCTTGAGCACAAGAACGGACAGTTTGATCTTTTTCTTCGCTTCCTTCTGGGCATGTCACTGGACATCAATCAAAGTCTCCTCAAAGACCTTCTGCCATGGACAGGAAGAACTTCAGAGAGCATTAAGAAAACAAAGCTGCACATCAACAACTTGTTGAAGAAGAAGGGTCTTTCTCCAGACAGAGGCATCAACCTCATACATTGTTTGGTTGAGCTGAATGACTGTTCCCTGCTGGCGGAAATCCAAAAGGGTGAAAGTACAGgtccaaaaaaacaaattcgTATTGCTCTGTGCTCAGCATTGGCCTATATGCTAATGTCAGATACAGTGTTGGATGAATTCGACccaaagaaatacaaaacatcACAAGAGGGTTTTAGGAGACTAATCCCAGTGATAAAGCACAGCAGAAGAGCACG GTTGGACCACTGTGGTCTCTCTGCTGACTGCTGTGAAACTGTGTCCTTCGCTCTCCAGTCGGCCAACTCACACTTGACAGAGCTGAATCTGAGCCACAATGACCTGGGGGATTTGGGTCTGGAGAAACTCTGCGTTGGACTGAAGAGTCCAAACTGTAAACTGGAGTCATTGGACCTCAGCTTCAATAAACTGAATGCATCAGGgatgaagctgctctctgatgtATTGATTGGTCCACATTGTAAACTACAGAGTCTGGATCTCAGTAACAATGACCTGGAGGACTCAGGAGTAAATGTCCTCTGTCAGGCACTGTCAAACCATCAGTGCAAACTGAAGACCCTGAG ACTGTCCAAGTGTCGAGTCACAGAGGGAGGTTgtacttctctggcttcagctctgcagtTGAACCCATTATACTTGAACGAGCTGGATATATGCAACAACCACCCAGGGGACTCAGGAGTCAGGACCTTCATTGATGTACTAAGAAACAGTGATTTGGAGTACCTAAA aaTTGGCTGTGTTGGAGACCATAAAAtagaactgaataaat ACACCAGGGAGCTCACAGTGGACCTGGACAGAGCCAACAAAAATCTGTATATCAATAAGAAGCACAGAAGACTGAGTAAAAGAAATGAAGAGTATAAAAACATAATGAatcaaagaaagagaaaaacggACTCATCTCCTGAACACAAAGAGAGTTTCCATCACCGTAACAAAGTGCTGTGCAAAGAGGGTGTTAATTGA
- the LOC108930206 gene encoding NLR family CARD domain-containing protein 3-like isoform X1: MAVKRRRSSTSNRMDAITKHIPRKVKRVPRNKENVSPSHTKTCSKNHESPVQRKRPSDSVSPIPTKKHRENQGSPVFRKRSRDYVGPHHISKTPEQRSPLPLNVIAKSGAKALAPLFNSSTIRGSVNTIFNYSVDSNNSGTGIQTGELGRQPPDSPAQHQNACKEEDTKLQEAQEKNKSNLKKKNESIFEGIARPGKSVLLKSVYTNLCFTEGDSGGVNDEHEVWQNKGTSRREVSQHMCVCIDDIFKPLPGQEKSIRTVLTKGIAGIGKTVSVQKFVLNWVEGKANQDVVFIFQFAFQELNAVCQNELSLKKLIYSFYPETKHLNVKAYKVLFIFDGLDEYRYPLKFLSKRCASITEIAPLDVLLSNLIEGNLFPSALLWITSRPAAACHIPPKFINQVTEIRGFNDPQKEEYFRKKFPDQHLASRIISHVQSSRSLHIMCHIPIFSWISAAVLGQMLTKDDQEIPSTLTQIYSQFLLIQINLMNNKHQSDTERNVTKLQRRDKEILMKLAEFAFKQLEKGSVMFHKEDLKACGSGNVAGSSVYSVLCTEVIEEEIALIQERFGCFVHLSIQEFLAALYTLHLFTSIKMNLLKEFFKKNPRTLHGLQKAAINKALEHKNGQFDLFLRFLLGMSLDINQSLLKDLLPWTGRTSESIKKTKLHINNLLKKKGLSPDRGINLIHCLVELNDCSLLAEIQKGESTGPKKQIRIALCSALAYMLMSDTVLDEFDPKKYKTSQEGFRRLIPVIKHSRRARLDHCGLSADCCETVSFALQSANSHLTELNLSHNDLGDLGLEKLCVGLKSPNCKLESLDLSFNKLNASGMKLLSDVLIGPHCKLQSLDLSNNDLEDSGVNVLCQALSNHQCKLKTLRLSKCRVTEGGCTSLASALQLNPLYLNELDICNNHPGDSGVRTFIDVLRNSDLEYLKIGCVGDHKIELNKYTRELTVDLDRANKNLYINKKHRRLSKRNEEYKNIMNQRKRKTDSSPEHKESFHHRNKVLCKEGVN, translated from the exons TTTCCCCAAGTCACACTAAAACATGTAGCAAAAATCATGAATCTCCTGTACAGAGGAAGAGACCCAGTGATTCCG TCtccccaatccccactaaaaaACATAGAGAAAACCAAGGATCTCCTGTGTTCAGGAAGAGATCCAGGGACTATG TTGGACCCCATCATATCAGTAAGACACCTGAACAAAGGTCACCCCTACCTCTCAATGTCATTGCTAAGTCTGGGGCTAAGGCACTTGCACCCCTCTTCAACAGTTCTACAATCAGAGGTTCTGTGAACACAATCTTCAATTATTCTG TAGACAGTAACAACAGCGGAACAGGAATTCAGACAGGGGAGCTTGGGAGACAG CCTCCAGATTCCCCAGCACAACACCAGAATGCTTGCAAAGAAGAAG ACACAAAGCTTCAAGAAGCCCAAGAGAAGAATAAAtctaatctgaaaaaaaaaaatgaaagcatatTTGAGGGAATTGCAAGGCCAGGGAAATCAGTGTTACTCAAAAGTGTTTACACAAACCTCTGCTTCACAGAGGGTGACAGTGGAGGTGTCAATGATGAACATGAGGTGTGGCAGAACAAGGGAACATCCAGAAGAGAGGTGTCACaacatatgtgtgtttgtatcgaTGATATATTCAAACCACTACCAGGTCAAGAAAAATCCATTAGGACTGTACTAACAAAGGGTATTGCAGGAATTGGAAAAACGGTCTCTGTGCAGAAGTTTGTCCTTAACTGGGTAGAAGGCAAAGCAAATCAAGATGtagtttttatatttcagtttgcTTTTCAAGAGCTTAATGCAGTGTGCCAGAATGAACTAAGTCTAAAgaaacttatttattcattctacCCAGAAACTAAGCACTTAAATGTTAAGGCTTACAAAGTTCTGTTTATCTTCGATGGCCTAGATGAGTATCGGTATCCTTTGAAATTCTTGAGCAAGAGGTGTGCTTCCATCACTGAAATAGCACCTTTGGATGTGTTGCTGTCAAATCTTATAGAGGGAAatctgtttccttctgctctcctTTGGATAACCTCTCGACCAGCAGCAGCCTGTCACATTCCTCCAAAATTTATTAACCAGGTGACAGAGATACGGGGGTTTAATGACCCTCAGAAAGAGGAGTACTTCAGGAAGAAATTTCCAGATCAGCACCTGGCGAGCAGAATTATCTCTCATGTTCAGTCATCAAGAAGCCTCCACATCATGTGTCACATCCCAATCTTCTCTTGGATTTCAGCTGCTGTTCTTGGGCAAATGTTGACTAAAGATGACCAAGAGATTCCCAGCACTCTAACACAAATATACTCTCAATTCCTGCTCATTCAGATCAACCTTATGAATAACAAGCATCAGAGTGACACCGAGAGGAACGTAACAAAGCTGCAAAGACGAGACAAAGAAATCCTTATGAAACTAGCTGAATTTGCTTTTAAGCAGCTGGAGAAGGGCAGTGTCATGTTTCATAAGGAGGACTTAAAGGCCTGTGGCTCTGGTAATGTTGCAGGCAGTTCAGTGTACTCTGTTTTGTGCACAGAAGTCATTGAAGAAGAAATTGCACTGATTCAGGAAAGGTTCGGCTGCtttgtccatctgtccattcaAGAATTTCTTGCTGCTCTTTATACACTTCATTTATTCACATCTATAAAGATGAATTTGTTGAAAGAATTTTTCAAGAAGAACCCCAGAACTTTACATGGACTGCAGAAAGCTGCCATTAACAAAGCCCTTGAGCACAAGAACGGACAGTTTGATCTTTTTCTTCGCTTCCTTCTGGGCATGTCACTGGACATCAATCAAAGTCTCCTCAAAGACCTTCTGCCATGGACAGGAAGAACTTCAGAGAGCATTAAGAAAACAAAGCTGCACATCAACAACTTGTTGAAGAAGAAGGGTCTTTCTCCAGACAGAGGCATCAACCTCATACATTGTTTGGTTGAGCTGAATGACTGTTCCCTGCTGGCGGAAATCCAAAAGGGTGAAAGTACAGgtccaaaaaaacaaattcgTATTGCTCTGTGCTCAGCATTGGCCTATATGCTAATGTCAGATACAGTGTTGGATGAATTCGACccaaagaaatacaaaacatcACAAGAGGGTTTTAGGAGACTAATCCCAGTGATAAAGCACAGCAGAAGAGCACG GTTGGACCACTGTGGTCTCTCTGCTGACTGCTGTGAAACTGTGTCCTTCGCTCTCCAGTCGGCCAACTCACACTTGACAGAGCTGAATCTGAGCCACAATGACCTGGGGGATTTGGGTCTGGAGAAACTCTGCGTTGGACTGAAGAGTCCAAACTGTAAACTGGAGTCATTGGACCTCAGCTTCAATAAACTGAATGCATCAGGgatgaagctgctctctgatgtATTGATTGGTCCACATTGTAAACTACAGAGTCTGGATCTCAGTAACAATGACCTGGAGGACTCAGGAGTAAATGTCCTCTGTCAGGCACTGTCAAACCATCAGTGCAAACTGAAGACCCTGAG ACTGTCCAAGTGTCGAGTCACAGAGGGAGGTTgtacttctctggcttcagctctgcagtTGAACCCATTATACTTGAACGAGCTGGATATATGCAACAACCACCCAGGGGACTCAGGAGTCAGGACCTTCATTGATGTACTAAGAAACAGTGATTTGGAGTACCTAAA aaTTGGCTGTGTTGGAGACCATAAAAtagaactgaataaat ACACCAGGGAGCTCACAGTGGACCTGGACAGAGCCAACAAAAATCTGTATATCAATAAGAAGCACAGAAGACTGAGTAAAAGAAATGAAGAGTATAAAAACATAATGAatcaaagaaagagaaaaacggACTCATCTCCTGAACACAAAGAGAGTTTCCATCACCGTAACAAAGTGCTGTGCAAAGAGGGTGTTAATTGA